Proteins from a single region of Rhipicephalus sanguineus isolate Rsan-2018 chromosome 5, BIME_Rsan_1.4, whole genome shotgun sequence:
- the LOC119394025 gene encoding ribosome biogenesis protein WDR12 homolog: MDENAQIQAKFFTKDERYSVPDTPFSISGSTTSEQLSSLINTLLRESASGDAESDGEPTFDFLIDGELLRETLQEHLEARKIQQENVVLVEYVEKCPPPLPIDTLVHDDWVSAVHTSDAGILSGCYDNSLHIWDHDGTRKLLIPGHVGPIKSVRWISVGEPLCTFVSASLDETAMLWQWNRDTNAVESVQICRGHARSVECVDVSWDKGNFATGSYDQMLKVWSADPNNTQYDQANDESEGSRKKQKTVDGKAKTRVPVLTLSGHHEAITGVQWTDDKEVATCSMDQTLRLWDVDLGGMKSQLVASKAFLDISYSRLNNQIISAHTDRHIRLWDVRAKDGAMVTCTYSSHLGWVSSVHWAPDSVHHFVSGSYDGFMKHWDVRSPKAPLYDMTGHEDKVLAVDWSLQKYMISGGADCHMKIFEFK; the protein is encoded by the coding sequence ATGGATGAGAACGCTCAGATTCAGGCGAAATTCTTCACCAAGGATGAACGGTACTCAGTGCCCGACACTCCGTTTTCCATATCCGGGAGTACGACATCGGAACAGTTGTCCTCCCTGATTAACACTCTTCTGCGGGAGTCGGCATCGGGCGATGCCGAGAGCGATGGGGAGCCAACGTTCGACTTCTTGATCGATGGTGAATTGCTGCGAGAGACCCTGCAAGAACATCTGGAAGCGCGCAAGATACAGCAGGAGAACGTCGTTCTCGTCGAGTACGTCGAAAAGTGCCCTCCTCCGCTGCCCATTGACACGCTCGTTCACGACGACTGGGTGAGCGCCGTGCACACGTCGGACGCCGGTATCCTatccggttgctatgacaacagCCTGCACATCTGGGACCACGACGGGACGCGCAAACTCCTCATACCAGGTCACGTGGGACCGATCAAGTCGGTAAGATGGATCTCCGTAGGGGAACCCCTGTGCACCTTCGTGAGCGCATCTCTGGACGAAACGGCCATGTTATGGCAGTGGAACAGGGATACGAACGCCGTCGAGTCGGTTCAGATCTGTCGGGGTCACGCTAGGAGCGTAGAATGCGTTGACGTCAGCTGGGACAAAGGCAACTTCGCGACCGGCTCCTACGATCAGATGCTGAAGGTGTGGAGCGCGGACCCCAACAACACGCAGTACGACCAAGCGAACGACGAGTCCGAAGGGAGCAGAAAGAAGCAGAAGACCGTCGACGGCAAGGCGAAGACGAGGGTTCCCGTGCTGACGCTGTCCGGACACCACGAAGCCATCACTGGCGTCCAGTGGACCGACGACAAAGAGGTAGCGACCTGCTCCATGGACCAGACCCTGCGGCTTTGGGACGTTGACTTGGGAGGCATGAAGTCCCAGCTCGTTGCCTCCAAGGCGTTCCTCGATATCTCCTATTCCAGGCTGAACAACCAGATAATTTCGGCCCATACGGACAGACACATTCGACTCTGGGATGTCCGGGCGAAGGACGGAGCCATGGTCACGTGCACCTATTCTTCGCACCTTGGCTGGGTTTCATCGGTACACTGGGCCCCAGACTCGGTTCACCACTTTGTTTCCGGATCGTACGACGGTTTCATGAAGCACTGGGACGTGCGCAGCCCCAAGGCACCGCTGTATGACATGACGGGTCACGAGGACAAAGTGCTCGCCGTTGATTGGTCCCTCCAGAAATACATGATCAGTGGAGGCGCGGACTGTCACATGAAGATATTCGAATTTAAGTAG